One Gelria sp. Kuro-4 DNA segment encodes these proteins:
- a CDS encoding metallophosphoesterase → MRVAVLADIHGNSHALEAVLADVAGQTVDQILCLGDLVGYGAFPNEVIITIRERGIPTIMGNYDEGVGFDLPACGCDFPDEQALLAGEKSLAWTQERVTEENKAFLRGLPRELWLDLAGVKTLAVHGSPRRNNEYLFATTPEEVWAALFAPDRAVEYQMHAGNWASGTRRATAFQADLLLCGHTHQPYSRIFERHQIVNAGSVGKPKQGDPAAVYALLTIGETVAVEFKKVPYDVEAAARAIEAAGLPAVFAAAVRTGRG, encoded by the coding sequence ATGCGGGTTGCGGTACTGGCGGACATCCACGGCAACAGCCACGCCTTGGAGGCGGTCCTGGCGGATGTGGCGGGGCAAACGGTGGACCAGATCCTCTGCCTGGGGGACCTGGTGGGCTACGGTGCCTTTCCCAACGAAGTGATCATCACCATCCGGGAGCGGGGCATCCCGACCATCATGGGGAACTACGACGAGGGGGTGGGGTTTGACCTTCCCGCCTGCGGCTGCGATTTCCCGGATGAGCAGGCGCTCCTCGCCGGGGAGAAGTCGCTCGCCTGGACCCAGGAGCGGGTGACGGAGGAGAACAAGGCCTTTTTGCGCGGGCTTCCCCGCGAGCTCTGGTTGGACCTGGCGGGGGTAAAGACGCTGGCGGTGCACGGCAGCCCGCGCCGCAACAACGAGTACCTCTTCGCCACTACGCCGGAGGAGGTCTGGGCCGCCCTCTTCGCACCGGACCGGGCGGTGGAGTACCAGATGCACGCGGGGAACTGGGCGAGCGGCACGCGCAGAGCCACGGCTTTTCAGGCGGACCTGCTTCTTTGCGGCCATACCCACCAGCCTTACAGCCGCATCTTTGAGCGCCACCAGATAGTAAACGCCGGTAGCGTAGGCAAGCCCAAGCAGGGCGATCCCGCGGCCGTGTATGCCCTTTTGACCATCGGCGAGACGGTGGCGGTGGAGTTTAAGAAGGTCCCGTACGACGTCGAGGCTGCGGCCCGCGCCATCGAGGCGGCGGGCCTGCCGGCCGTTTTCGCCGCTGCCGTGCGCACCGGGCGCGGCTAG